The Methanosarcina acetivorans C2A genome includes the window GGTGCTTTCCATGGTACTTACCCCTTTCATCATGAGCATGGCCCCCCAAGCTGCGGCTTTCGCTCAGGAGCTTCCTCTCCCCCAAGTGCTGAAATCCGGCTGGTACAAAGGGTTTTTAGAGCAAAAAAGGGAAAAAGAGCTTGAAAATCACCTGATCATAATAGGTTATGGAGTCAACGGGAGAAACGTTGCAACCGCTGCCCGGGCAGCTTTGATCCCCTACCGCATAATCGACATAAATCCGGACACCGTAAGGAAGGAAAAGTCAAAAGGAGAGCCTATTATGTACGGAGACGCAGCCCAGAAAGCCGTACTGGAACATGCAGGCATAAAGACTGCAAAATCGGTTGTTATAACCGCAGGCGACCCTGTAAGCGCACAGAGGATCATTGAAGCGGCAAGGAGACTGAACCCGGAAATCCATATTATTGCAAGAACACACTTCCTGAGCGAACTCGACAGATTCTACTCCCTCGGCGCGGATGAGGTCATCTCGGACGAGTTTGAAAGTTCCATAGAACTCTTTTCCAGGGTACTCCACAGATACATGGTCCCTTTCAGCGAAATTGAAACTATGGGGGAGCAGCTTCGGGCAGACCACTACAGGATACTGCGCAGCCCTGAAATGCGCCGGAAAAGTCTCTGCGAACTTTCCCTTGACTTTTCTGAAGTAGAGATCCGAAGCATAAGGGTAGGAAAACACTCGGGTGCTGCCGGCCAAACCCTCGGGAACCTTAATATCCGCAAGAGGTATGGAGTTTCTGTCCTTGCAATTTCCAGAAACCATAAGCTAATCTATGACCTGAGAGCTGAAACCGAACTAAAGTCCGATGATATCCTGCTCGTAATAAGCCCCCCTGAAAGGCTTGAGGAACTGAGAGAACTTTTTGAGGAGAAAGAGTGAGAAGGTGCTTTTTCTCACAAATACTTTAGCTCTCTGTATAATCCTGTATTCCGGTATTGTCCTGTATTCGGTATTAATCCTTTTTCCGGTGTTAATTAAGTACTCCTGTATAATAGAGCAAGAAATCAATTATTTTTATAAAAAAAGAAGCGTAACTCCAGAGATATTATCAATTTGCAGAAATATGCTTGCAATATGATCTGTTTGCTAACTTATATCAAACAGACGTACTACTGCAGGAAATCAGAATAAGTACAATGACAGTAATACAAAATGCGATTTCAGTATATTTTAGAAATTTATCCTCCACGATTATAATAAGGAGTTGATCTTATATAAATTATTTCCATTGTAAGAATAAATACTCAGGAAAACATAAAAGATTATTCAGGGACTGCTAAATGATTAAAACCTTCAAATATGATTAGTTGAAACTTCAATTTTTTATAAAATTGTTTATTTGGTATAGATAAATATTATTCAGCATGACCAAAGGAAACGGTTCAATTTCCTTTCCCCTAGAGAAATACATTCCTTGAAATGAAGTCAAAAGACCTGAAAAAATAGATTCTAGATTCTGACAATGAAAAAGTACTGTACACGCATAAAGGCAGCAATCTGAATTTTACACTTGAAACCGATTTTTTAGAATTTTTTAATATTCTTTGTTCCGACACATATAAATAGTGTATCAACTATTCCACGCAATGTAAAATAAACATTACATATTGTAGAGATATATTTACATTATGTCTTTGAAAGTTGACAAAGAGACTACGCAGAATTGAGGTAATTATAACTGAAAAATATATGAGGAGATTATTCAAATGAAAAGGAATCAATTCACGATAATTTTGTTCCTGATTGTAATGTTTATGGGAGCAGTTTTAAGTTTTGCATATTCTATAGGAAACCCGGTGCTTGCAGTATGTATTTTCTTCGCAGGCGCAGCTGCTATATATCTATGTAAAAGCAGAGTGGAAGGTGTTGTGGAAGATGAGCGTGTTCGCCAGGTCAGCCAGAAAGCTTCCTATATTACCTTCCAGGTAGTAGTTTTCAGCTTTGCCGTCGGAGGAGCAGCCCTTATAGCAATGAAGAACACTTATCCGGGCTACACAAATCTCGGTTTTTTCATGGCATATGCAAGTTGTGCGGCTATTGCGCTTTATGGCTTGCTTTATATGTATTACAACAGGGAATACGGAGGTTGAAGATAACAGGCCGGATTTCCGGAGTATCCAAGTTAAGGAATTTTTATACTATACATCTGATTTCATATTTACTTTAGAAAAAGTAAGGGGGCTGAGATGAAGAACAATATTAAAGTTTACAGGGCAATTCATGACCTTACCCAGGAAAACCTTGCGGAAAAGGTGGGAGTAACAAGGCAGACGATAAATGCTATTGAGAAAGGAAAGTATGATCCCTCTCTCGATCTTGCATTCAAGCTTTCCAGACTCTTTAAAGCAAGCGTTGAAGATATCTTTCTCTATGAGAGCAACGAGAAATGAGAGCTGCCCTGAAAAGGGCTTATTCCTTAATTCATTACCATATAAAAGAATTGCAGAATTCAGAGAAGGACTTTACCTGAGAAAAAAGACCTCTCAGAAGAGAAAACAAGAGAATAAAGATATATAACCTTTTTTTGTACATAGAAACTCCGGTTTTTCAGGAAAAGCAGTAAAAATTATTTTTTTAAGTATTTACTGAGTTTTTACCCTGTTTTTCGCAAAAATAGACATTATAATATTTTTCCCAGCTAAACTTAGCTTTCCCGAGCTCTTCCACGCAAATAAACCTGAAGAAAAAACCATATAATAAGGATTTTATTTTTGGTAAAACCGCGATCTTGCAAAGAACTAAGATTTCAGTACTTAAGTTAATTTTCTTAACCGGGGTTTAAAGCCAACGCATCTGGAAAATCAAAATTAGTTTTTAAATAAATTTATAAGGAATGAACAGATAGTTAAATACAGATGTCTGTTTCCAGGGTCTCGGTTTGACAACCTTAAATACAGATGTCTGTTTCCAGGATCTCGGTTTGACAACCGATATATCTAAAGCAATGGTAGACAGATAATAGACAAGAAAAAACAGCTATCAGAAATAAGAATATCAGCAGGAGTCAACAAATATGATGCAATCTTTTATAGTGGAGCACTACCTCGAAAGTGCCATAGATGTTTACTGTGGTGGGCCAGATATTTTCAGGGGAACCGTAAAAGCCTGTGCGGATAATGTACTCACTCTCGAAAGTGAAGGAAAA containing:
- a CDS encoding DUF2178 domain-containing protein — its product is MKRNQFTIILFLIVMFMGAVLSFAYSIGNPVLAVCIFFAGAAAIYLCKSRVEGVVEDERVRQVSQKASYITFQVVVFSFAVGGAALIAMKNTYPGYTNLGFFMAYASCAAIALYGLLYMYYNREYGG
- a CDS encoding helix-turn-helix transcriptional regulator, translating into MKNNIKVYRAIHDLTQENLAEKVGVTRQTINAIEKGKYDPSLDLAFKLSRLFKASVEDIFLYESNEK
- a CDS encoding MM0924 family protein, which encodes MMQSFIVEHYLESAIDVYCGGPDIFRGTVKACADNVLTLESEGKLTHIAIDKIIALWAQ